The DNA sequence ACTCATCTTGCATAGGACTACGAGCCAATTCACCATCCTCACTTTGATCGTCTTCGTAATTGCTCATTTTCACACGTTTCTTATTACACTACTTCAATACAAATCACTAAAACACTAGCAAATGCAGGTAgctcaaataaaataaaataaatttattggtATGGCGTagaattaaacataaaattagtTTGAAAAACGGTGTAATAAAACATTGGCATCCGCCATATTAGATTTCTTTCCCACGAAAAACGAGGAAcgatttgaatgaatgaatgaaatgaaaggCGGTCacagaacaaatatctgtggtCAGCAGTCGACAATGTTATGCTACCACCACAAATCTTCCATTAACTATATTTTACCAAAGTGCTTGATTTTTCCAAATAGGCAAATTCGGCAATAAGTTTGGTGAATACACTGATCACACATGGCAGGTCTGGCGCAGTACCGGCGCAGTTCAATGTCACTGTACGAAGATAGTTACCATAGTTTAGGAGTCAGGAATCTTACCTTAGACCGCGTCCACTATGCCAGCGGGTGGTGCGGGTGGTGAGCGTGgatttcatacaaaaactGTGGTACATCTGTACATCTGTAGGCTTTAAGGCATCGACAACctagcggacgcggcttacGGACGCGGCTGGTATCTATAGGAATATTGtatataaagtcctgaaaactgTACAGACCATATTTAATcgatgtattatatttattaaaggacaaatccgttaataATCCATTGCgaaacggtattttattttttaaatgtatgtaaatgtaagtaaataactgataagtaatgataaaaagtctttgcaaaatcgcactctttgtcctgactttatagttggactgtaggtAAGGAAGGTACACTACGCTGTTCAAACTATCGGATGTAAGTCGCGGACGTAACCTTGGGCTGTCAGCTTTCAGACGCCCGAGAGCGATCTGGCACGAACTCTCCCAAAAGATTGTGTGTGAAAGTGTGCACACTTATCTgtcgcggctgacagccgcatccgtaagccgcgtccgctagtgtgtcggcaCCATTACACTTCACCAATGGCTCAAATATTAGCCGATTATTATAAATCGGTAGCACCTTCATGAGCTCGCATGGGCTGATAACTCTCAAAACCACCATAGCGGATTATTAAAACCAGTAAAAAAGTAGTGCTGTTAGTATGAAGTATTctctagcgccatctatagtAGTTTTTTAGAAGCTATTGTCTATGTTTGAAAATTTCTCATTCGCAAGCAGTGACATCTAGTATCGAATAGCTGAACTAGTTTATAGAGATTGCGGAAGTGATCTGTAGGTAAAGCAGTACAAGGTACATAAGGGTCTGTCTTACCATTATTAGTACTTCCGTTTACTTACTATTTCTGTTTCCATATTTCCGGATACGTTTGACCATTTGACACTGCTTTATCATTAGGTAATTTCCGGTTCCGGAATATAAACGGAACCAGTATCCGGAAAATAAACGGAAGCGGAAATACtactaaataattttaaattgtacGTTCGCGCCAAGAACTTTGTTGGTTCGcgataaatacctaactataaaatttcgtgaaaacggaagtggatcctaactaattgtttaagatcgtatttaatcgatgtgttttatttattaaaggaaaaATCCGTTAAAATTCCAtaatcaatcggtattttatttttaaaatgtatgtaaatgtaaaagtaagtaaatcatcatcatcagctgatgatcataaaaagtcttagcaaaatcgcactctttgagGTAAGgctttatagtttgactgtatgtaaaaaataacCTTGTTTCGCATTCTCAGGAGAATGTGAAAAGAGAAGAAGAAACATGTTATAAAAGCAAAATAGAAACGCaaacgttattattattttgatattatcaCACAATCCACCGATCACAGAGTCTCAGAGTATGACACTGACAGAAGGATGATGGTTTTTTTGTCTGTCTTGTGTCTTGTATCTTGTATTATTTGCTCAGTGGTAGTGGTAAAATGATAAAATCTGTCAcacaaaaataacacaaataaatCTTGTGATTgctaaatgtttatttatttgattaaaatatcatGTGTTTCGTAGCTACCAACAAGAGCTAGTTCCTCTAGTGGCTTTTAGTTTCACGTATTCTAACGCAGACAATGAAACGGAGGTCTGATAATGAtggtaagaaaaataattgtatttactTAAAGTACTCAAGTTTCTAAGCTGTACAAATGTAAccacctatatttttatacttaaaagtACACCATTTTCAATCCAATGTCGAACCCGAAGTTGTAAATTATAAAGcgattaaaatattatctgCAAACTAACCAACTGTGTCTGTAATCATAAttactatatacatattattactataactaacataaaattttaattcttAGAATAATAGGCTTTTAAACACCCTGGCTAATGCGATAGACAACAAAGAAGAGATTAAAAAAAGAACTGAGAATGGTGCCCAAGCAATGCAGGAATTACTATCATGTGTACAAAATTGTCAGAACAGATTTGGTGGAAAATCAGAGCTAGCTACTGAAGATGATATAAGGTAatgataattaatatattatttgtgcTGGCTAATAGTATTCGAATAATAGAAGAATTGCATTAAAAACCGAAATCAGAACATATAACTTCATTTACATGCTAGAATGTAAATAACAGCTGGCTATatacatttaattatgtttgcaAGGAGGTCAATATGGTACATAagtaatttgtttattttcttacaGAATATTACAACTATGTGAGAAATGGGAAAAGGTTCTTAGTCATGGTATAAAAGCTAACTTATCAAGTTCTACTATACAAAATCTAGTCACAGCTGGGTTAAATTTTACATTCAGTATAGTCAATGTTGGTAAGTATTTGTTAATTAAGCACATCAAGAATAATGTGAGAATATCTATTATCCCCTTAGCTTAAAACATAGTTCTGGTCTAGAACTGTCTTTACTGATGTGTATGAAATCTCTGGATGAAAACAAgatatatttacaaatttttTAATGATTGGAATAAAAAGCGAAAATTTTTATTTGCTTATTTACATGCAAAAACTATTGACAGTTAGTCTAGTATGCTGTAGTACAAGGACAGTCTTGAATAAAGACCATGCTAAAGTGAACAATTGCGGGCttgttatgtatatttatttaattatacagggtCCTGCAAATGGCTATactactaagccgaaaggaggtGGCTTGgggggtcattttcataacaccctgtatactagcTGTAGCCTGCGAGCCCCGCTCTATCTTAAAAagttcctgtaaaaaatctgGGATAAGAAGTATCCTATGATTCCTATGTCAGGTCCTGGTTCATAGCtaccaaatttttttttatattggttCAGCCGTGTTTGACTAAAAAATGGTGTATCTTACACAACCGTGACCCATAATTTAACATAATCCAGTAAAAAGGTGATACAATTCAAAATTCTTAGCTACTTTGTTCTTGGGAAAATTtagatataaaaaattaaactccACCTGTAAAGGCATAACGTTAACTCATGGTACAAACTGTATATAGATGTATTTGagctttgtttgtttattttaggtaattctCTTTGGAGCTATTGTTGTTTACACATGACGAAACATGAGAAAGAAAGGTTTAAAATCCTGTCCAATATTAATACACCAGTGGGCTACTTCAGGGCTTTTCTAAGAGCTTCATTGAATGAAAGATCATTAGAAAGGTAagaatttcatttaattattaaaagatTTTAAGCTTGCTCATGGTGGATACTCTGACTGAAAATTTCATATAGAAGCTTACTGAACATTTCAAAAACTACTCCAAtagtattttaagtttaattaatataatataggtataccattaattattttcctttttactagttttcctgtacctcctgtaggatagctggtagaaaattctttagcattaagccaactttttgtacatttatatctaataaattatgtgcaataaagagttaaaataaataacgttatttTTCCGATAGATATCTTCATAGTTGGATAAGTCATGGACTTTTAAAAGAGTATTACGATGAAGGTGCATTGATCAGGGATGCCGAGGCCTCCAATTTACTTCCTAACATGGCAGCCGGTATGTGCGTcgcaattttatttacatttataccATGCGATATCAAGAGTAGAGTTTAAAAAACCGGTTCAATTACCCACTATCATGTTTCAGGCTTATCATCTGTTTTGTTTGCTTTATCAATCGACAGAGCTGAATTGAATGAAACGCAACAAGCGAACCAGCTCAGTAGACCGGAGCTCGTGATCCCGCTGCCGACGCCGGTGAAGCCCGCGGGCCATTCGAGGAGGAAGCCGCTGCGGCAGGTCATCTCGTTCGACAAGAATGAGCAGACGAGCGGTGAGATGAAGGAGAAGCTCGCGTCGCTTGGAGCGGGGCAGGAGGAGGCGTGGCGCAGCGCGCCGGCCACGTGCCTGAGCTCGCCGGACCCCGCGGCGccccccggcggcggcggcggcggcagtgAACCCACCAGCTCTGACGTCAGGAGCGGCATCCGGCACTTCTTCCCGGACAGCGTGAGCTCCGCGCAGATCCTCACGAAGCTGTCGGAGCGCGCCAAGGAGATGTTCTCGTCGTCGCACAGCATTGACGCCGGCGCCTCGCAGCGCGACGACCGCAGCGCCAGCAACCTGCGCATCTCGGAGAGCGACAGCGAGGAGGCGGCGGCCAGCATCGACGGCTCCACGTCCTGCCTCGAGCTGTGCTTCGACGACGACGCCGACCCGCGCGCGCTGCACTCCGCGCTCGAGATCAGAGAGAAGGAGTACTTGGCGCTACAAATGAAGTGCAACGAAATAGAATTAGGCTCGAAAGACAAGATTTCCAGGCTAGAAAAAGTGGTATTAGATCTGAGCAAGTAAGTTGACGAGACTCTTTTGTTTTGTGGgttgtataattttatgcgCTAAATAGGCCTCTTATTTCAGGGAGAACGAAAGGTTGAAAGAACAGCTGCGACAGTACATGTCGGCGGTTGAAATGGGAAAAGCTCTCAAGAGTGGCGACGGTGATACTGAGGTTAATGAATATGAGAAGAAACTTGTGCAAGTGAGTAATCTGATAACTACTTTTATACTACGCCTCATAtaattcattgtttttacGATGAGCTTATTGTCTTTcagtttttcaatattttttatgagaaAAACTCGGATTACTCCACATGACTATAAAAATTCTTAATTTTGCCACAGCTAGACACACCGCAATTTAGTTTATAGACCCTTAATTTTCCTCCACGGCTAACCCATAATTTTGCTTCTCCCCCAGGTGGCGGAGATGCACGCAGAACTAATGGAATTCAACCAGCACCTGCAGCGGCGCCTGCAGGAGgccgaggcggcggcggcggcggcggcgggcgcgggcgagcCAAGGACAGACTGCAATGTGAAGGCGTACATCCCCGCCGCTTTCCTCGTGGGGAAGAAGACTAGGACGTATCATGTTTATCAGGTAATAGAgagatagagtactctttatttgtacaccaagaaataagTAACAATTTTACGTAAAGaagtacaataaaaatacGTTGTAACTTTTGAATTTTGGTTACATAAACACCATAGACACTATGACATAACAGCAAGACCAtatttgaaaataacaaagggtttcattatttcataatatatttgatcTTTTCATTGTGCTGCTATAAAAAGATATAAAACACATATTACAGATATTCCTCAAGATTGGCGCCGAGGAATGGAACGTCTAC is a window from the Plutella xylostella chromosome 10, ilPluXylo3.1, whole genome shotgun sequence genome containing:
- the LOC105382000 gene encoding sorting nexin-29, which encodes MMNNRLLNTLANAIDNKEEIKKRTENGAQAMQELLSCVQNCQNRFGGKSELATEDDIRILQLCEKWEKVLSHGIKANLSSSTIQNLVTAGLNFTFSIVNVGNSLWSYCCLHMTKHEKERFKILSNINTPVGYFRAFLRASLNERSLERYLHSWISHGLLKEYYDEGALIRDAEASNLLPNMAAGLSSVLFALSIDRAELNETQQANQLSRPELVIPLPTPVKPAGHSRRKPLRQVISFDKNEQTSGEMKEKLASLGAGQEEAWRSAPATCLSSPDPAAPPGGGGGGSEPTSSDVRSGIRHFFPDSVSSAQILTKLSERAKEMFSSSHSIDAGASQRDDRSASNLRISESDSEEAAASIDGSTSCLELCFDDDADPRALHSALEIREKEYLALQMKCNEIELGSKDKISRLEKVVLDLSKENERLKEQLRQYMSAVEMGKALKSGDGDTEVNEYEKKLVQVAEMHAELMEFNQHLQRRLQEAEAAAAAAAGAGEPRTDCNVKAYIPAAFLVGKKTRTYHVYQIFLKIGAEEWNVYHRYAKFHELHTQLKKSHPDIASYKFPPKKTLGKRDAHLVEQRRLALQAYLRHVLSARADLRAAASRAQLITMLPFFGTSSTARENGTFNTTVARDQNMSSYAAL